A stretch of DNA from Azospirillaceae bacterium:
TCCACGAACCGCTCGCCGAAGATCTCCTTCAGCGGACGCGAGGCCTGGAATTTGGCGAGCGCCTCGTTCTGGTGGCGCGGCAGGGTGAAGGCGAGCCGGTAGGCCGAGCCCTTCACCGGGTCGGTGGGCTCCAGGTCCTGGACCATGCCGAGATAGCCGCAGGCCAGCGACGCGGCGATGGCGAGATAGGGGTTGGCATCGGCCCCGGCCACGCGGTTCTCCACCCGCCTTGCGTCGGGCGTGGTCACCGGGACGCGCAGGCCGGTCGTCCGGTTGTCGCGCCCCCAATGCACATTGATCGGCGCATCGGCGTTCGGCACCAGCCGGCGATAGGAATTGACGTTGGGGGCCAGCAGGGGCATGGCGGCCGGCAGGAATTTCTGAAGCCCGGCGATGTGGGCCATGAACAGGTCCGTGTCGCGCCCCTCGTCGTCGGAAAACAGGTTCCGGCCGGTCTCCAGGTCGATCAGGCTCTGGTGGATGTGCATGGCGCTGCCCGGCTCGTTCTGCATGGGCTTCGCCATGAACGTGGCGTACACGTCGTGCCGGAAGGCGGCCTGGCGCACCGTGCGCTTGAACAGGAAGACCTGGTCGGCCAGTTCCAGCGGGTCGCCGTGGTTGAAGTTGATCTCGATCTGGGCGGCCCCGGCCTCGTGGGTCAGGGTGTCCACGTCGATCTCCTGCGCCTCGCAGAAGTCGTAGACCTCCTCGAAGATCGGGTCGAACTCGTTGACGGCATCGATCCCGAACGCCTGCCGCCCGCTTTCCTGCCGGCCCGACCGGCCGACCGGCGGCTGCAGGGGATAGTCGGGATCCTTGTTCACCTGGACCAGGTAGAATTCCAGTTCGGGCGCCACGACGGGCTTCCAACCCCGCGCCTCGTACAGCGCGAGCACCCGCTTCAGCACATGGCGCGGCGAGAAGTCGACCGGGCTGCCGTCGGCCTGCACGCAGTCGCCGATCACCTGCGCGGTGGGTTCCTGGTACCAGGGGACGAAGCGGATCGTGCTCTCATCGGGGATCAGGTAGACGTCCGAATTGGCATCCGAGGTCACGTCCTCGTCCGACGGGTATTCGCCGGTGACGGTCTGGACGAAGATCGCCTCGGGCAGACGAATGCCGCGGTCCCGCAGGATACGCAGGAACTTCTCCGCCGGCAGGATCTTGCCGCGGGCGATGCCGTTCATATCCGGCACCAGGCACTCGATCTCGGTGATGCGGTTTCTGTTGATGAAGTCTTGAAGGATTTGCATTGCCGACGCGGCTTCGGCCGCACTCCCCGTTGCTGACGCCATCGTACAGGAACCAGTGTGGGACCGGTGGGAACCGCGCGCCAGTGGTAAAGGAGGGGTCCCCGCCATTTGACGGAGATGCTAAACGACCGCATGGTCCCTCCCATCGAACAGCCCGCCCCCACACGTCCGCCGCTCGCCGGGTCGATCCGCTGCGACGTGGCCGTGGTCGGCGGCGGCCTGCTGGGCCTGTCCGCCGCGCTCGAACTGGCCACACGCGGACGCGACACGGTGGTTCTGGAGGCCGACCACGTCGGCAGCGGCGCGTCGGGCCGCAACGGCGGCCAGATCGTCACCGCCTACGCCCCCGGCATGGCGCGAATCGAGGCCTGGGCGGGGACGGACGACGCACGGGTCCTGTGGGACATCGCCGAGATCGGCAAGCGCCTGATCGTGGAACGGGTCGAACGCCACGGCATCGACTGCGGACTCCGGCGGGGTCTGGTTTATGCCGGCCTCAAACCCCGCCACGCCCGCGAGGCGGCGGAGCTTGTGGCCGAATGGCGCCGCTACGGGCACACGGACGCGCGGGTGTTGGACCGGGATGGGGTGCGCGCACTCGTCGCCAGCGAGCGGTACACCTGCGGCGTTTGGGACGGTGGAGGCGGCCAACTCGAACCCCTGGCCTATTGCCGCGGTCTGGCCCGGGCCACCGAAGCCTCCGGTGCCCGCATCTTCGAGGGAACCCGCGTGCAGCGGCTGCGCACGGCGGGGTCCGGCTTCCACCTGGAGACCGGGGGCGGCATCGTGGATGCGCGGACGGTGGTGCTGGCCGGCAACGCCCTGCTCGGTCGGGTGGAACCCCGGATCGCGGGCCTCATCCTGCCGGTCACCACCGGGATGATCGCCACGGCGCCGTTAGGCCGGGATCTGGCCGACCGCCTGATCCCGGCCGGCGTGCCGGTGTCGGACATGAACCTGGTGCTCGACTATTTCCGCATCGACCACGAGACCCGGCTCCAGTTCGGGGGCGGGGTCAGCTATTCCGGGATCGCTCCCCCGCGGCTTGCGGCCAATCTCCGCCGCAAAATGCTGCGGGTGTTTCCCGCGCTGCGTGACGTGCCCGTCGAACGGTCGTGGACCGGCCGGATCGACATCTCCTTGAACCGCATGCCGCAGACCGGCCTGTTGGACGGCCGCATCTACTACGCGCAGGGCTTCTCCGGACATGGGGTGGCGTTGACGCAATCCATCGGCCTTGCCATCGCCGAGGCCGTCACCGGCGCGCCGGCGCGGTTCCAAACCCTCGCCCGCCTGCCCCACCATCCCTTCCCCGGCGGCCCGCTGCTGCGCCGGCCGTCGCTGATCATGGGCATGGCCTGGGCCCGGCTGTGGGACGCACTGTAGATGAACAGCGTGGCCCCGATGAAGCAGCCCCAAAGCGCCGCCAGGACAAGTTGAACGTACACTTGAGGCATCAAGGACCAGATCGCGAAGGAGACCGCGACCGCAGTGCCCACCGTGCCGATCCACAGCGTGGTGCCGGCCGTTCCATTTCCCCCGCCACCGGCTCCCATGGCGGTCGCACCAACGGCTGCCCGCCGACGAGCCGCATGGCCCATTTTTCGAAGCGGCTGCGATAGGGTTCCATGGCCTCTCCGATAAGGTGCCTGGGCACCGCGACCAGGCTGTCAGAACACATCCAGCTCCAGGCTGAGCAGCCCCAGCGCCCACTCCCGCAGGTCCTGGGCGAAGGTTGCGATGCCGATCCCGCCCGTCACGGCCACTAGATTGCCGAAATACCCCAGGGTCCCATCCCTCTTGCGGTGGCACACCCAGGCCCCGGAGTCCCCTTGCAGCGGCCACTTTGCGTGGGCCTGTCCGACGCGCCCGCCCGTTGCCAGGGCGTCGGAGAAATCGAACATGTGCGAGAAGCAGTCGTCCTCGGCGATGATCGTCGATCAGCCGGCCCAGCCTTTGGTGGTGATGTCCCTCCCGCCATGCCATGCCGCGCAATGGATCTGGCTGGATACACCTTCCCAGGCGGGAAACTCGGCAACCTCGGCCAACGGTAGCAGCCACCCCCTCGCACTTTCGGTGGGCCATCGAACCAGGTGGCGAGGCGTCGAAGGCGGCCGTCCGGTCAGCCCTTATGGCTGTGCCACCGCGAAGGTGTCGCAGGCCTGCACGTCGCCGACCTCGAACCCGCGGGCGAACCAGCGCTGACGCTGCTGCGACGTGCCGTGGGTGAAGCTTTCCGGCACCACGCGGCCACGGCCCTGCTGCTGCAGCCGGTCGTCGCCGATGGCGCTGGCGGCGTTCAGCGCCTCTTCGATATCGCCGGGCTCCAGTGTCCGGCGCTGGCGCTCGGAATGGTGCGCCCAGATGCCGGACAGGCAGTCCGCCTGCAATTCCAGCCGCACCGACAGCTCGTTGGCCTCACCCCGGGACACCCCCTGTTGCGCCTGCCGCACACGGTCCGAGATGCCGAGCAGCGTCTGCACATGGTGGCCCACCTCGTGGGCGATGACATAGGCCTGGGCGAAGTCGCCGGGCGCCTGGAAGCGGTCGCGCAGTTCGCGGTAGAAGCTGAGGTCGATGTAGACCTTCTGATCCAGCGGGCAGTAGAAGGGCCCCATCGCGGACTGGGCCGCGCCGCAAGCGGATTGCACGGCGCCCGAGAACAGGACCAGGGCCGGCTCGCGGTAATCCCGGCCGGCCTGGGCGAACAATCCGTTCCAGACATCCTCGGTGTCGGCCAGCACGACCGAAACGAAGGCCTTCAATTCGTCCGGCTGTCCGTCCGGCGCCCCGGTCGTGGAGCCCGCCCCGGCATGATCCTGGACCGGTGGTGCGTCGAGCCCCCCTCCCCGGCCCGTCTCCTGTCCGGTCTCATAGCCGGTGCCGGAGCCGTACCCGGCTCCGCCCCCACCGCCGCCGAGGAACACGGCGGGATCGATGCCGAAGACGAAGGACAGCACCAGAACAACGACTATGCCACCGATGCCGAGCCCCCCGGCGCGGCCCATGCGGACGCCCGGCCGGCCGCCGGGAATTCGTCCGAACCCGCCGGGCAGGCGCGGGCCGAAGCCCCCGCCGCGCCGGTCCTCGACGTTCTCGCTTTCCCGTCCGCCGCGCCACCGCATCCGCAATGCCTCCGCCCACTCGACGGGGAGTCAACCGGCGGGATCCGGGATCGGGTTCCCGCGCCCGATCCTCCTTCTGGCCCGATCCTTCTACTGGATGGTCTTCAGCACCTCGGCGAGCGTGCCGAACATTTCGTCGATGTGCGACTTCTCCAGGATGAGGGGCGGGGACAGGGCGATGATGTCGCCCGTGGTCCGGATCAGCAGGCCCCGCTCGTAGCACTTCAGGAAGGCGTCGAACGCCCTGGCCGTCGGCTTGCCGGGAATGGACTCCAGCTCGATGCCGGCGATGAGGCCCAGATTGCGCAGGTCGATCACGTTCGGCAGCCCTTTGAGGCTGTGCACGGCCTCTTCCCAGTAGGGCGCAAGGTCGGCCGCGCGTTGGAACAGGCCTTCCTCCTGGTACACGTCCAAGGTGGCAAGGGCTGCGGCGCAGGCCAGCGGGTGGCCCGAATAGGTGTAGCCGTGGAACAGTTCGATCTGCCCCTCCGGCCCCTGCATGAAGGCGTCGTAGATATGCTTCTTCGCGAACACCGCGCCCATTGGGACGGCGGCGTTGGTCAGGCCCTTGGCCACGGTGATCAGGTCGGGTTCGACGCCGAAATGATCGGTGGCGAACGCCGCCCCCAGGCGGCCGAAGCCGGTGATCACTTCGTCGAAGACGAGGAGGATGCCGTGCTTGTCGCAGATGGCCCGGAGCTTTTCCAGATAGCCCTTGGGCGGGATCAGCACACCGGTCGAACCGGCCACCGGCTCGACGATCACGGCGGCGATCGTGCTGGGGTCGTGCAGGGCGACGATGCGTTCGAGATCATCGGCCAGATGGGCCCCCCATTCGGGCTGCCCGCGCGTAAAGGCCTGATGCTCGCGGCTGTAGGTGTGCGGCAGGTGATCCACGCCGGCCAGAAGCGGGCCGAAGAACTTGCGGTTGTTGACGATGCCGCCGACCGAAATACCGCCGAAGCCGACGCCGTGGTATCCGCGCTCGCGTCCGATCAGCCGCGTGCGCGCGCCCTCGCCCCGCGCCCTGTGATAGGCCAGCGCGATCTTCAGGGCGGTGTCGACGGCCTCGGAGCCCGAGTTCGCGTAGAACACGTATTCGAAGTCCTTGGGCAGCATGGCCGTCAGGCGGGACGCCAGCTCGAACGCCTTCGGATGCCCCATCTGGAAGGCGGGGGCGTAGTCCAGCTCCATCGCCTGGCGCTGGATGGCTTCGACGATCTTGGGCCGGGCATGCCCGGCGTTGACCGCCCACAGGCCCGCGGTGCCGTCCAGGATGCGGCGCCCGTCCTGGGAGGTGTAGTGCATACCCTCCGCGCCCACCAGCATTCGCGGCGCCTTCTTGAACTGCCGGTTCATCGTGAACGGCATCCAGAAAGCTTCCAGGTTGTTGGGCTGGGGTGCGACGGGTCCGTGCATGGGATGTGCCCTCGGGACAGATGGCGTTGGCCATCACGCTAGACCCGGGCAGCGGCCTCCTTCAAGAGCGGCGCGTCGACCCTCTTCGCCCGGAAGGTCACACGGAACTCGGCCCCGGGCATGCGCGGCAGCGCTTCGGCCTGCCCGCCGATCTGGCGGGACAGGGCCACCACAAGCTGCAGGCCCAGACCCGCCGATCGGCCCAGATCGAACCCCTCGGGCAGACCGGGCCCGTCGTCCTCCACCGAAAGCACCAGTTCGGTGTCGCCGGCCGGGCGCAGGAACACGCGCACGTTCGCACGGCCGTCGGACTTGCCGTACTTCCGTGCGTTGGTCACCAGCTCGTTGGTCACGATGGCCAGCGGCACGGCGTGATCGGTATCCACGTCGGCATCCGCTTCCAGGACGAGTTGCACACGATCGCGCCCCCCGCCCGCGCGCTCCAGGTCGGCGCACAGGCTTTCCAACAACGGGCCCAGGCGGACGGTCTCCACATCCTCGGTCCGGTACAGGCGGTCGTGAACGGCGGCAATGGAGTGCACCCGCGCCGCGGCTTCGGCGAAGCGGCGCCTGGCGTCCGCGTCGTCCACGTCCCGGCTTTCCAGGCGCAGCAGGCTGGACACCAGTTGCAGACTGTTCTTGGTGCGGTGGTTGACCTCCTTCAGCAGCCGGTCCTTCTGCTGCATGAGGGTCTCGCGCTCGGTGACGTCGCACAGCGTGCCGATGGCGCGCAGTTTCCGACGCTCCCCCCCCACCTCGCCGAAGAAGGTCCGACCGTGCGCGGCCAGGTACCGGATGGAGCCATCGGCCGCCGACACGCGGAAACGGATGTCGATCACCCCATCGCCCGCGGGATCCCAGGACCGTTCCAAGGCCTCCATGCAGCGGTCGCGGTCGTCCGGGTGGACCAGCGTTTGAAACAGTTCGACGGACGGCGTCGCGTGCCGCGGCATCCCCATCAGATCCTTTGCGCGGTCGGACCAGTCGATGAAGCCATGGATGAAATCCTGCTCCCAGATGCCGAGGCCGGTGGCATCCACCGCGATGACAAGGCGCTCGGACACCCGGTCCGGGCAGACCCTGGCGGCGTACCGGTCGGCGAGGGCGATGACCACGCCATGGGCGCGCACGGCCCGCCCGGAGGCGTCGGCCAGGAAACGCCCGTGTTCCGCGACGCATCGCCAGCGCCCGCCGGCCACGGCGATGCGAAATTCCACATTGAACCCCCCCGCCCCGGCGCGGGCAGCGCACAGGGCATCGTCGACGGCGGGCCCATCCTCGGGATGGATCAGCGCCCGGAAGGAGCGGGCGGTCTGCTCGAAGTGCACGCGGTCGATGCCCAACAGGGCGTAGGCATTGTCCGACAGCCGTATTTTGTCCGTGGCCAGATCCCATTCCCAGGCGACTGCACCGGCCGCCTCCAGTGCGACGCCGAGATGTTCCCCACCGGTGGCCGACCAGCCCGGAACGGGCACATCGCCGTACACCCATCGCCGGACCACCCGGGACACCCCCCTCAAAGGCCGAAGGACGAACCGCCGACCACCACTCCAGACCAAGGACAGAACCATCATGCATCCGATGGCGGTCAACGGCGCCCCGGACGACGTTTCCGGCCCCGCCCCCTCGAACGCCCGGGGCGGGCCAAGGCCGGGTGCCGGGAACCGTGCGTCGCCGGAAGGAGGCAACGGCAGCACCGGTTCGGAGGGATCGGCCTGCATCCATGAAGTCTGCGCCGCGAAAGCCAACGGGTCCACGTGGCGCTCCGCCAGCCCTTCGCCAGTGCGCCGGGCGGAAGCGTTCGAACAGGTTTCGAACGCGACTGCGGACGCCAGCGCGGTGGCAACGAACAGGAAAAGGCGGCCGAGAAGGGTCATGGACAACACCCGTGCACCAATCCGCTTATAGGCGGGCGGCCACGACGCCACTACTCTCCCATCGGAGCCTGACCCGGCGCATGGGAGGCAGCGAAGGCGATCCACGAAGGAAGAGCCCCGAAGGCTCGATCTGCGCGCATGCGGCCCGCCCCTGGTTGCGCCGGGACCGGTGCAACCCGTTCCGAAGCAATGGATGGAGGCTTG
This window harbors:
- a CDS encoding aspartate aminotransferase family protein; amino-acid sequence: MHGPVAPQPNNLEAFWMPFTMNRQFKKAPRMLVGAEGMHYTSQDGRRILDGTAGLWAVNAGHARPKIVEAIQRQAMELDYAPAFQMGHPKAFELASRLTAMLPKDFEYVFYANSGSEAVDTALKIALAYHRARGEGARTRLIGRERGYHGVGFGGISVGGIVNNRKFFGPLLAGVDHLPHTYSREHQAFTRGQPEWGAHLADDLERIVALHDPSTIAAVIVEPVAGSTGVLIPPKGYLEKLRAICDKHGILLVFDEVITGFGRLGAAFATDHFGVEPDLITVAKGLTNAAVPMGAVFAKKHIYDAFMQGPEGQIELFHGYTYSGHPLACAAALATLDVYQEEGLFQRAADLAPYWEEAVHSLKGLPNVIDLRNLGLIAGIELESIPGKPTARAFDAFLKCYERGLLIRTTGDIIALSPPLILEKSHIDEMFGTLAEVLKTIQ
- a CDS encoding PAS domain-containing protein, which codes for MTLLGRLFLFVATALASAVAFETCSNASARRTGEGLAERHVDPLAFAAQTSWMQADPSEPVLPLPPSGDARFPAPGLGPPRAFEGAGPETSSGAPLTAIGCMMVLSLVWSGGRRFVLRPLRGVSRVVRRWVYGDVPVPGWSATGGEHLGVALEAAGAVAWEWDLATDKIRLSDNAYALLGIDRVHFEQTARSFRALIHPEDGPAVDDALCAARAGAGGFNVEFRIAVAGGRWRCVAEHGRFLADASGRAVRAHGVVIALADRYAARVCPDRVSERLVIAVDATGLGIWEQDFIHGFIDWSDRAKDLMGMPRHATPSVELFQTLVHPDDRDRCMEALERSWDPAGDGVIDIRFRVSAADGSIRYLAAHGRTFFGEVGGERRKLRAIGTLCDVTERETLMQQKDRLLKEVNHRTKNSLQLVSSLLRLESRDVDDADARRRFAEAAARVHSIAAVHDRLYRTEDVETVRLGPLLESLCADLERAGGGRDRVQLVLEADADVDTDHAVPLAIVTNELVTNARKYGKSDGRANVRVFLRPAGDTELVLSVEDDGPGLPEGFDLGRSAGLGLQLVVALSRQIGGQAEALPRMPGAEFRVTFRAKRVDAPLLKEAAARV
- a CDS encoding FAD-binding oxidoreductase; the encoded protein is MVPPIEQPAPTRPPLAGSIRCDVAVVGGGLLGLSAALELATRGRDTVVLEADHVGSGASGRNGGQIVTAYAPGMARIEAWAGTDDARVLWDIAEIGKRLIVERVERHGIDCGLRRGLVYAGLKPRHAREAAELVAEWRRYGHTDARVLDRDGVRALVASERYTCGVWDGGGGQLEPLAYCRGLARATEASGARIFEGTRVQRLRTAGSGFHLETGGGIVDARTVVLAGNALLGRVEPRIAGLILPVTTGMIATAPLGRDLADRLIPAGVPVSDMNLVLDYFRIDHETRLQFGGGVSYSGIAPPRLAANLRRKMLRVFPALRDVPVERSWTGRIDISLNRMPQTGLLDGRIYYAQGFSGHGVALTQSIGLAIAEAVTGAPARFQTLARLPHHPFPGGPLLRRPSLIMGMAWARLWDAL
- a CDS encoding glutamine synthetase family protein; the protein is MQILQDFINRNRITEIECLVPDMNGIARGKILPAEKFLRILRDRGIRLPEAIFVQTVTGEYPSDEDVTSDANSDVYLIPDESTIRFVPWYQEPTAQVIGDCVQADGSPVDFSPRHVLKRVLALYEARGWKPVVAPELEFYLVQVNKDPDYPLQPPVGRSGRQESGRQAFGIDAVNEFDPIFEEVYDFCEAQEIDVDTLTHEAGAAQIEINFNHGDPLELADQVFLFKRTVRQAAFRHDVYATFMAKPMQNEPGSAMHIHQSLIDLETGRNLFSDDEGRDTDLFMAHIAGLQKFLPAAMPLLAPNVNSYRRLVPNADAPINVHWGRDNRTTGLRVPVTTPDARRVENRVAGADANPYLAIAASLACGYLGMVQDLEPTDPVKGSAYRLAFTLPRHQNEALAKFQASRPLKEIFGERFVDALTAVKEAEYEAYNRVISSWERENLLLNV
- a CDS encoding neutral zinc metallopeptidase, coding for MRWRGGRESENVEDRRGGGFGPRLPGGFGRIPGGRPGVRMGRAGGLGIGGIVVVLVLSFVFGIDPAVFLGGGGGGAGYGSGTGYETGQETGRGGGLDAPPVQDHAGAGSTTGAPDGQPDELKAFVSVVLADTEDVWNGLFAQAGRDYREPALVLFSGAVQSACGAAQSAMGPFYCPLDQKVYIDLSFYRELRDRFQAPGDFAQAYVIAHEVGHHVQTLLGISDRVRQAQQGVSRGEANELSVRLELQADCLSGIWAHHSERQRRTLEPGDIEEALNAASAIGDDRLQQQGRGRVVPESFTHGTSQQRQRWFARGFEVGDVQACDTFAVAQP